A genomic region of Desulfosarcina ovata subsp. ovata contains the following coding sequences:
- a CDS encoding respiratory chain complex I subunit 1 family protein: protein MIESVLLWVFALLSAPLFAGVIFKVKAFFGGRRGSPLLINYYTLFKLIKKGSVYSTSTTFIFKLGPVVSLGAVATALLFMPLAGHAPVLSFNGDVIFILYLLGLARFFTIAAAMDTASPFEGMGAAREAYFPIICEASIFMILILFYRLTGDLALARYFSGGQPFGLWQTAGPPLLFVVMALFIILLTENARVPVDDPATHLELTMIHEVMVLDHSGPDFAFIELGSFLKLFFYAAMIARLILPFELGNSFLNLGLFSAGVLIVVVAVGIIESVMARYRMDRVPKFVLTAFALAFFATAITLEFLK from the coding sequence ATGATTGAATCTGTCTTATTGTGGGTGTTTGCCCTGTTATCCGCTCCGCTGTTTGCCGGGGTCATCTTCAAAGTCAAGGCCTTTTTCGGCGGCCGCCGGGGATCTCCGCTGCTGATCAATTACTACACCCTGTTCAAGCTGATTAAAAAAGGATCGGTGTACAGTACCAGCACCACCTTCATTTTCAAGCTGGGGCCGGTGGTTTCCCTGGGGGCGGTGGCCACCGCCCTGCTCTTCATGCCGCTGGCCGGCCATGCGCCGGTACTCTCATTCAACGGCGATGTGATCTTCATCCTCTATCTTCTTGGGTTGGCCCGCTTCTTCACCATTGCCGCGGCCATGGACACCGCCTCCCCGTTTGAAGGCATGGGCGCTGCCCGGGAGGCGTATTTCCCGATCATCTGCGAAGCCAGCATTTTCATGATCCTGATTCTCTTCTACCGCCTGACCGGTGACCTGGCCCTGGCCCGCTACTTTTCCGGCGGGCAGCCGTTCGGTCTCTGGCAGACGGCCGGCCCGCCCCTTCTGTTCGTGGTGATGGCCCTGTTTATCATTCTGCTGACCGAAAACGCCCGCGTGCCGGTCGATGATCCCGCCACCCACCTCGAGCTGACCATGATCCATGAAGTAATGGTGCTGGATCACAGCGGTCCCGATTTCGCCTTCATCGAACTGGGATCGTTTCTCAAACTCTTTTTTTACGCCGCCATGATCGCCCGCCTGATCCTGCCCTTCGAGCTGGGCAACTCATTTCTGAACCTGGGGCTTTTTTCAGCCGGCGTGCTGATCGTGGTGGTGGCGGTCGGCATCATCGAATCGGTCATGGCCCGCTACCGCATGGACCGGGTGCCCAAATTCGTGCTGACCGCTTTTGCCCTCGCTTTTTTTGCAACCGCCATCACGTTGGAGTTTTTGAAATGA
- a CDS encoding proton-conducting transporter membrane subunit, protein MNLFLLSVLIIVSGGTLAVFLSRQFVMMRWVAVLSIGSGCCMGMLDALSRLISDAPLAFSIGHLSTLGLEFRIDGLSAFFLLAIFGICLMAAVYSFNYLSHVENRLSTAVSYLFFSLLTASMALVVTAANMLTFLLAWELMSLASFFLVVLDYQDPQNRKAGYLYFVFSHVGAMFIIVAFGLIYRDTGSFAFDATALAPPIKLLAFVFAFIGFGSKAGVFPFHVWLPHAHPAAPSHISAVMSGVMIKTGIYGILRMYVILDLHTPATGSLVVIAGVVSGILGVVYALGQHDLKRLLAYHSVENIGIILIGIGIGMIGVATQNPIMAVLGFAGGLLHVLNHAIFKSLLFMGAGMILHKTGTRTIDALGGLLKRMKITGVTFLIGSLAIAGLPPFNGFVSEFLIYLGSFRGIAGNPEVFALSLLAIVGLALIGGLALACFTKVVGVVFQGEPRSPAAEQVDEKGPAMLLPMLILAAGCALIGIYPGAFMFLATKAVASLGLPYGRIPTLPFAHLSANITLAATLFLAAVLFILALRKILYQGKPMGRGGTWGCGFTQPTARMQYTGSSYAGSILEFFKPVAPLQEDHPPVEGLFPSTTHYHSQIHDIVALHLDRFVVAPVVWLFDKLRWIQHGDIHLYIGYILLAIVVLLFFV, encoded by the coding sequence ATGAATCTGTTCCTCCTCTCTGTTTTGATCATCGTTTCCGGTGGCACGCTGGCCGTTTTCCTTTCCAGACAATTTGTCATGATGCGATGGGTGGCCGTTCTTTCCATTGGCAGCGGCTGCTGCATGGGCATGCTCGATGCGTTGTCGCGACTGATCAGCGATGCCCCCCTGGCGTTTTCCATCGGGCACCTGTCAACCCTTGGCCTCGAATTTCGTATTGACGGTCTGTCGGCGTTTTTCCTGCTGGCGATCTTTGGCATCTGCCTGATGGCTGCGGTTTACAGTTTCAACTATTTGAGCCATGTAGAAAACCGCCTGTCAACCGCCGTTTCCTATCTTTTTTTCAGCCTGCTCACCGCCTCCATGGCCCTGGTGGTCACCGCCGCCAACATGCTGACCTTTCTACTGGCCTGGGAGCTCATGTCACTGGCCTCCTTCTTCCTGGTCGTGCTTGATTACCAGGACCCTCAAAACCGGAAAGCCGGTTATCTCTACTTTGTTTTCTCCCATGTGGGCGCCATGTTCATCATCGTCGCCTTCGGTTTGATCTACCGGGATACGGGCAGTTTTGCATTTGACGCCACCGCCCTTGCGCCACCGATCAAACTGCTGGCCTTTGTCTTCGCCTTTATCGGCTTCGGCTCCAAGGCCGGCGTCTTCCCCTTCCATGTATGGCTGCCCCATGCCCATCCGGCGGCACCCTCGCACATCTCCGCCGTGATGTCCGGGGTGATGATCAAAACCGGTATCTACGGCATTTTGCGCATGTACGTCATTTTGGATCTGCACACACCGGCCACGGGAAGCCTGGTAGTGATTGCCGGCGTGGTTTCCGGCATACTGGGCGTGGTATACGCCCTGGGCCAGCACGACCTGAAGCGGCTTCTGGCCTACCACAGCGTGGAGAACATCGGGATTATCCTGATCGGCATCGGCATCGGCATGATCGGCGTGGCGACCCAAAACCCGATCATGGCCGTACTCGGTTTTGCCGGCGGGCTTTTGCATGTGCTCAACCATGCCATTTTCAAATCCCTGCTGTTCATGGGGGCCGGCATGATCCTGCATAAAACCGGAACCCGCACCATCGATGCCCTGGGCGGCCTGCTGAAACGGATGAAGATTACCGGGGTGACATTCCTCATCGGCTCCCTGGCCATTGCCGGCCTTCCTCCCTTCAACGGTTTCGTGAGCGAATTTCTCATCTATCTGGGCAGCTTTCGGGGTATTGCCGGAAATCCGGAGGTCTTCGCCCTCAGCCTGCTGGCCATCGTCGGCCTGGCGCTGATCGGTGGTCTGGCGCTGGCCTGTTTCACCAAGGTGGTCGGCGTGGTGTTCCAGGGCGAGCCGAGAAGTCCGGCAGCCGAGCAGGTCGATGAAAAAGGCCCGGCCATGCTGCTGCCCATGCTCATCCTGGCCGCCGGTTGCGCCCTGATCGGCATCTATCCCGGCGCCTTCATGTTTCTGGCCACCAAAGCGGTCGCCTCCCTGGGCCTTCCCTATGGCCGCATTCCCACTTTGCCATTTGCCCATCTGTCGGCCAACATCACCCTGGCGGCCACGCTCTTTCTGGCAGCCGTGCTGTTCATTCTGGCCCTGCGCAAAATCCTCTACCAGGGAAAACCGATGGGCCGGGGCGGCACCTGGGGATGCGGTTTTACGCAGCCGACCGCCCGCATGCAGTACACCGGGTCGTCATACGCCGGATCGATCCTGGAATTTTTCAAACCGGTGGCCCCGCTTCAGGAGGATCATCCGCCGGTGGAGGGTCTTTTCCCGAGCACGACCCATTACCACAGCCAGATCCATGACATTGTGGCGTTGCATCTGGATCGTTTCGTGGTGGCGCCGGTGGTATGGCTGTTCGATAAATTACGCTGGATCCAGCATGGCGACATTCACCTGTACATCGGTTACATCCTGCTGGCGATCGTGGTTCTGCTCTTTTTCGTCTGA
- a CDS encoding DUF3783 domain-containing protein translates to MTDATFEKVQHSDTPMYGPSRLLLCGFPAPSQGKFKIVLEMAGLGHVPVVWASEADRQAPLKELLALPDDSGRDVDSTLPRAVIVSGITENQLHELMDTCRKTGMQQALWAALTPTSETWPLGRLLGELQSERRALSRRKTQPPV, encoded by the coding sequence ATGACTGATGCGACCTTTGAAAAAGTTCAGCATTCCGATACTCCCATGTACGGGCCCTCAAGGCTTTTGTTATGTGGATTTCCTGCCCCGTCCCAGGGCAAATTCAAAATCGTCCTGGAAATGGCCGGCCTTGGGCACGTGCCGGTCGTATGGGCTAGTGAGGCCGACCGGCAGGCCCCCCTCAAAGAGCTGCTGGCACTGCCCGATGACAGCGGCAGAGACGTTGACTCGACTCTGCCCCGGGCTGTGATTGTTTCCGGAATTACCGAAAACCAGCTGCATGAACTGATGGATACCTGCCGTAAAACCGGTATGCAACAGGCCTTGTGGGCGGCACTGACCCCGACTTCCGAGACTTGGCCCCTGGGCCGGCTGCTGGGTGAATTGCAATCCGAACGCCGGGCGCTTTCCCGGCGCAAAACCCAACCTCCGGTTTGA
- the ilvN gene encoding acetolactate synthase small subunit: MQTEKYTITMLVENEPGVTARVTGLFASRGYNIETICGAPTANPEMSRITITTNASPEQVEQIMKQVRRLVNVIKVRDMTGDDAVRREMAMICVKAQEPHRAEIQRIVENFRARVVDTGQSHYIIEATGSMEKIGALLRLLEPMGIKKVARSGILALYREPG, translated from the coding sequence ATGCAGACTGAAAAATACACAATTACCATGCTGGTGGAGAACGAACCCGGAGTGACTGCACGCGTGACCGGACTGTTCGCCAGCCGCGGTTACAACATCGAGACGATTTGCGGAGCCCCGACGGCCAATCCGGAGATGTCGCGGATTACGATTACCACCAACGCTTCGCCGGAGCAGGTGGAACAGATCATGAAACAGGTACGGCGACTGGTCAACGTGATCAAGGTTCGGGACATGACCGGCGATGATGCGGTGCGACGGGAAATGGCAATGATCTGCGTAAAGGCCCAGGAGCCTCACCGGGCAGAGATCCAGCGCATTGTGGAGAACTTCAGAGCCCGCGTTGTCGATACGGGGCAAAGTCATTATATCATTGAAGCGACCGGAAGCATGGAGAAAATCGGCGCCCTGTTGCGCCTGCTTGAGCCCATGGGGATAAAAAAAGTGGCCCGATCAGGAATCCTGGCGCTTTATCGCGAACCTGGATGA